One Bacteroidota bacterium genomic window carries:
- a CDS encoding SDR family oxidoreductase: MTFKDKVVIITGASSGIGLACARAFSQAGAKVVLAARSHEKLQEVSAELSCNGQSCLAIKTDVTVEDDCMNMVEKTLEKFGKIDILINNAGISMRALFEEVEMDVLRKVMDVNFWGTVYCTKYALPHIVQTKGSIVGISSIAGFHGLPGRTAYSASKAAMHGFLESVRIENLKAGIQVLILAAGFTASNIRKSALDAHGNPQGETPRPEERLTPPEKVAENVMRSIRKRKRNRIMTTEGQLMVFLQRIIPRLVDVTIYKKFKNEPNSPIK; the protein is encoded by the coding sequence ATGACTTTTAAAGATAAAGTTGTAATAATAACAGGGGCCTCCTCTGGAATTGGTCTGGCCTGCGCCCGGGCTTTTTCACAGGCAGGTGCCAAAGTAGTGCTTGCTGCCCGCTCTCATGAAAAACTGCAAGAGGTTTCGGCAGAATTATCCTGCAACGGTCAATCATGCCTGGCCATAAAAACTGATGTGACTGTGGAGGACGACTGCATGAATATGGTAGAAAAAACCCTTGAGAAATTTGGGAAAATCGATATTCTGATCAACAATGCGGGTATTTCCATGCGGGCCTTATTCGAAGAGGTAGAAATGGATGTGTTGCGCAAGGTAATGGATGTGAATTTCTGGGGAACGGTGTATTGCACCAAATATGCTTTGCCGCATATTGTCCAAACGAAAGGCAGCATTGTCGGAATATCCAGTATTGCCGGATTTCACGGACTGCCTGGCCGTACCGCTTATTCTGCTTCGAAGGCTGCTATGCATGGCTTTTTAGAGAGCGTACGCATCGAAAACTTAAAGGCGGGAATTCAGGTATTAATTCTTGCCGCCGGATTTACGGCTTCAAATATTCGTAAAAGTGCCCTCGATGCACATGGGAATCCGCAGGGTGAAACACCACGCCCCGAAGAGCGCTTGACTCCACCTGAAAAAGTGGCGGAAAATGTGATGCGCTCCATACGCAAGCGTAAGCGTAACCGTATTATGACCACCGAAGGGCAACTTATGGTTTTTCTTCAGCGGATTATTCCCCGTCTGGTTGATGTTACGATTTACAAAAAGTTTAAAAATGAACCGAATTCACCCATCAAATAA